GAATCCCGCTTTCGACGTTGTGGAAGTACCCTTCGGGGACCCGTGCTTTGCGCGTTGGATCGAGCCGGAAGACCGCTGCCGAACGAGATTGGAAGACCCACAGTTTCCACTTGCCGTCGGGCTTGAGATCGGAAACCTCACAACCGGGCGGCAGCTCGCCATTTTCAAGTCGGCGCGTCAGCTCTAGAACCGACACAAACATCCGCCAGCAGGTCTCGTCGGCATTCCATTGCCTCTCTTCGAGATTCTTGACGATGATCTCGTCCATGATCGGCTCGAAAACAGGAAATAGCTTCTTGAGCCCTCCGGTGAGAGTGCCCGGCGACAGGTCGACCCCGTACGTGCGCAGATCCTCCAACAAACGGTTGGTCGGACGCAGGAAGCAATACTTGTCGAGCAAGATCTGCACCCACAACGAAATCCCGTAAAGGCCCTTGGGAATCAGCTTGGGCGGCCCTGGAGCCGTGATGATCTGCGGCAGGGGACACTGACACGTCGGCCGGTAACGCTTGCGACGAATCCGGCGTTTGTGGGCCTTGACCTCGATCTCAATCACCTCGGAGTCCTCTGTGCCAAGAGACTCGTCCTCTTCATACGGCAGACCGCACAGCGGACATTGGCATTCCTGCTCACAGAGCTCACTAATCTCCTCTTTGGCCGGCAGCTGCGAAGTATCGCGACGGCCGGGACCGGGTTGGCCCGGTCTCTGGCCCCGTTTGCCCTGCGCCTTGCCCGAACCGGACGCGCCCCGAGGGCGCGAGTGACCCTTCTCCGACTTGCGACCGAAGAGCTGCCGTTCGAGCTCCTTGATCCGTGCCTTCTGCTGCTCGCTTTCCTCTTGAAGCTGCTTCTCTCTTTCCCGCGCCCGCTTGAACACACTCTCCCAGTAGCGCGCTTGCTGACGAAGCTCGACGTTCTCGGCTGCCAGAGGGCAGTCGGCACAAGGCCTGGAGCGTTTTGCTGCCGTCCAGCGGTGATGGGCCAGGCATGTGGGCAACGCGCTGTCGAGAAAGGCAGGGATTGGAATCGAACCAGGGTCCATGCCCCCTTTGTACCAGAGCCGAAATTCTGTGTCCAGCCCTAAATGAGCTTTCTTAGGAGAAAAACTCGATACTCGCCGACCG
Above is a window of bacterium DNA encoding:
- a CDS encoding transposase is translated as MDPGSIPIPAFLDSALPTCLAHHRWTAAKRSRPCADCPLAAENVELRQQARYWESVFKRAREREKQLQEESEQQKARIKELERQLFGRKSEKGHSRPRGASGSGKAQGKRGQRPGQPGPGRRDTSQLPAKEEISELCEQECQCPLCGLPYEEDESLGTEDSEVIEIEVKAHKRRIRRKRYRPTCQCPLPQIITAPGPPKLIPKGLYGISLWVQILLDKYCFLRPTNRLLEDLRTYGVDLSPGTLTGGLKKLFPVFEPIMDEIIVKNLEERQWNADETCWRMFVSVLELTRRLENGELPPGCEVSDLKPDGKWKLWVFQSRSAAVFRLDPTRKARVPEGYFHNVESGI